The proteins below are encoded in one region of Streptomyces marianii:
- the sodX gene encoding nickel-type superoxide dismutase maturation protease, which yields MTEQGREPSAPFGVAEVAGPSMHPTLAHGDRLLVHYGAAVRPGDVAVLRHPLQQDLLIVKRVVERRREGWWVLGDNPYAEGDSRVFGTVPESLLLGRVRARYRPRPQGQRSGFGLLAWAFSAVRPVLSDRSVSRRLRAR from the coding sequence ATGACGGAGCAGGGGCGGGAGCCGAGTGCGCCCTTCGGGGTCGCGGAGGTGGCCGGGCCCTCCATGCATCCCACGCTGGCGCACGGGGACCGGCTGCTGGTGCACTACGGGGCCGCCGTGCGACCCGGGGACGTGGCCGTGCTCCGGCATCCGCTGCAGCAGGACCTGCTGATCGTGAAGCGGGTGGTCGAGCGGCGCCGGGAGGGCTGGTGGGTGCTGGGCGACAACCCGTATGCGGAAGGGGACAGCCGGGTGTTCGGCACGGTGCCCGAGAGCCTGCTGCTGGGGCGGGTACGGGCGCGGTACCGACCGCGCCCGCAAGGTCAGAGGTCCGGGTTCGGGCTGCTGGCCTGGGCGTTCTCCGCGGTGCGGCCCGTGCTCTCCGACCGCTCGGTCTCCAGGCGTTTGCGGGCGCGGTAG
- the sodN gene encoding superoxide dismutase, Ni: MLSRLFAPKVKVSAHCDLPCGVYDPAQARIEAESVKAVQEKMAANDDPHFQARATVIKEQRAELAKHHVSVLWSDYFKPPHFEKYPELHQLVNETLKALSAAKASTDPKTGEKALELIAEIDRIFWETKKA; encoded by the coding sequence ATGCTCTCCCGCCTGTTTGCCCCCAAGGTGAAGGTCAGCGCGCACTGCGACCTGCCCTGCGGCGTCTACGACCCGGCCCAGGCCCGGATCGAGGCCGAGTCGGTCAAGGCCGTGCAGGAGAAGATGGCCGCGAACGACGACCCGCACTTCCAGGCCCGCGCCACGGTGATCAAGGAGCAGCGCGCGGAGCTCGCCAAGCACCATGTGTCGGTGCTCTGGAGCGACTACTTCAAGCCCCCGCACTTCGAGAAGTACCCGGAGCTGCACCAGCTGGTCAACGAGACCCTGAAGGCGCTCTCCGCGGCCAAGGCCTCGACCGACCCGAAGACTGGCGAGAAGGCCCTGGAGCTCATCGCCGAGATCGACCGCATCTTCTGGGAGACGAAGAAGGCCTGA